TGCCCACAACCGGACCAAATCCAGGGCGGCCGGATCGTCGATATGCAGCAGACCGGGGAAGTCCACCGGCCCGGAGACGGGGGTGCCGTCCTCAACCGACTCCGCCGACAATCTGAGCGGGGCAAGCATGCGGGCCAGACCTTCCACACCCGGGATACTCACCTCGTCCACGATGCCGTAAGCCTCCACACCGGCCGGGGAACGCAAGTCCTCCACTCCTACGCGGTCACCGTCGACGGTGACGCGTACCGAGACCTCATCCGGCTCGTGCACCTGCTGCTGAAGCAGGTGCAGCACGGTGACCCCCATGTCGGCCAGCCCCACGGCCGCATCCGGCCTGGGGAGTTCGGTCGCGGTGCGGCCGTGCTCGTCGCTGATGACGAGGAGCCTGTCCGCGAGTTTCAGGGCCCTCTGGTCCGACAGCCCGCGACGCACCTCGGCGGCGTAGGAGGCCCGACGCTTCAAATCCGCGCGGAGCAGGTCGGCCAACTGATCCATGCTCGGCGCGATCCGCCGCGCAGGGGACGGCCCGTCCAACTGATCCGGATCCAGCACGTGCGGGAGCCACTTCGCCCACTGCCAGTCCTGAATCCTGTCGCCCGCGACGCCGAGGGCGAGGGCGACATCGCCAGGGGCGTGCAGCGCGGCAGTCTGGACCACCAGCGCGCGGGCGACCCGCAGAACGGCCTCCCGGTCCTCGCCGATAATGCTGACGTTCCCCGCCCGGTCCAGCGGCACCGCCAAGGGAAAGTCACTGGTCGCGCTGTAGCGGGCGAGCAGCGCTCGGGCCTCGTTCAGCATGAACGGATCCGGCGGCGTCATCACACTCCCGCCACTCTGCCCGATCTCCAGCCTCTGCACCGGCACCCGCCCCGTGCCGAGTCGCACATGGAGGAAGTCCGCGTCCAGACGGCGCCGCTCCCACACCCGCGCCGCATCGCGCACGATGTCGTACAGGGCAGCCGGAGCGGGATTGAGCAACCGGGCTTCCTCACGCCGTCCCCGTTCGACGCGGCTCAGTTCCTCGCGCATCTCCTCGAGATACTCCAGATACCGCTCCCGCTGAGCACGCCGGGTCCGCTGCGCCTTGCCCCGCTGCGAAACAAACAGCGCCACCGCACCCAGCAGGGCAAAGACCAGCACGATCGCCCCGATCGCGGCGAACTGACTGTTACGGATCACGGTCATCATCACGACCGAACCCATCACCCCGGCCATCGGCAGCAGCGCCGTCGCCGGAGTGCCGATCTTCCCCTCGGGCAGGTTAGGCGGCGGCTCGATCGTGCGCGCCACCACGGCAAGGGACGGCCGTGTGGAGCGGGCCGGACGGTGCATGAGCTGCTGGGTCATGGCGTCCTCACCGCGAACCGCAAAGCCTCGGCAGCCAGTTGGACGGCCGCCTGCGACGTGGCCTGCGAAAGCATCGAGTTGACAATCGGGCCGCCCGCGCCCAGATGCCTGTCATAGGGCACGTGCACCACGGACACCCCGGTCTCGCGCAGATATCCCATAGCGGCCTTCACATCGAGACGGATGTGCGGGGAGCTCTCACACAGGGCGACCGCCGTGTGGGCGAGCGTCGGCGCGGGCAGGTGGGCCAGCCAGTCGAGGACCTGCCGGGTTCCGTCGACGCCCTCCGCGGTCGCCGGCACCACGAGCACCCGGGAGTGCGCGGTGCCTATCGCGGTGCGCGCCACCTCTCCGGGCAGCGACTCGCAGTCCACCACCGTCACCCCGAAGTAACGGCGCAGGGCGAGGCTCACACTCAGATACGTCGCCACCTCCAGCGGCGGCCCGATCCGCCCCTGCCCGGCCGGCAACAACCAACCCCCGCCCGTCACCGGCACCAGATAGCCAGTCACATCCGTGAGCAGCATCGACGGCTCAAGAATCCCGGCCAGATCCGTACACGACCAACGCACCGTCTCCGCGCCAAGACGCACCGGCAGAGTACCGAGCGCGGCGTCCGCCTCCAGGGCCAGCACCGGGTCATGCCTGTAACGGCTGTACGTCCGGGCCAGCAACGCCGAAATGGTTGTCTTGCCCACACCACCCCGGATCGACGTCACCGCGATAACCCGGCCGGTGGTCACCGGCTGCTGCACATCGCGGGCCAACTGCGTCTGCTCGAACACCTCCTGGGACGCGGACGAGGCCAGCTTGCGCAAGGAACGGCCCGTGCGGCGGACCGCCGACTCACCATGCACCGGCCGCGACAGGGCCGCAGCCAGGCGGGGATCAACCGTGGGCACCGACTCCGGAGTGGAGGTGGGCACGCGCGGATCGCGCGGTGTGCTCTGGATTGCCTGTCGTGCGTCCGCACGCGGCTGAGGAAGCGGAGACGACGGTACGGTGCGCGGGTCGGCCTGCGCCGGAACTGGCGGCACAGGAGCCGACACGGCAGGGGAAGCGACCTGTCCGGCGGCCCGTGGATCGGGCCCAGGCGCCGGTGCGGGCGCGGCAGGCTGAGGTGCGACGGGCACCACGGCAGGCGCACCAGACGGCTTCCGCACGAGTTGCACCGTCTTGGTCGGCTCGACCGGCTGCTCAGTGCCCGCCTGCTTCAACTCACGCAGCACATCCTGCTGCCAGTCGCCTCCAGCCATCGCCGCACTCCCCTCCAAGCCCAACAGGGCCGTACGCTCACCCGATCAGAAACTGTCGAGCAAACGCCCGTACACACCAAACACCCCGATGACCAGCGGGAACAGAGCAATCACACCCACCGTCTCCAGCAGATCACCCAACCGGCGCAACCGTACCCGGACATGTTCGGCAGGCTCCACCGCCAACACCACCAACGGCACCACCGCAAAGGCCGTGAGCACCGTGAGCGGACCGACCGCGGCCTCGGCATGCCGCAGCCACACGCTGACGAGCTCGAAAGCCGCCGCGCTCCCTGCCAGCAGGAGCACCACCACCTCGGCGATCAGCGGGAAGGCCCGTGCCCGCAGAATGAGCACCACCGCGGTGATCACAGCCAATGGAACGGTCCACGCAGTGGGCGTCCGCAAGAGGAAGACAACGGCGGCAGCCGAGGACCCCGCCGTGACGATCGTGGCCAGCACCAAGCCTCGGTGGGTGGCCGTCAGGGCGCTGCCCACCTCGTGGCGGCTCACCGAAACCCCGCCCAACCGACGGTCATCGAGCCCCGACAGTCCGGAAGCCATCAACGCCACGCGCGGCAGCACCCCCAGCGCCACCACGGAAACAGCGGCCAGCACGGCCCCCACTCTGGCCTGCTCACCCGCGGTCGAAGCCCCACCCTGCAAAGCCGCCACACCGCCCCAGCAGACCGCGAAGGCGGCCACCGCACCGGCACCGATCAGCCCGCCCCGCCCCAGCGGGGAAACCCAGCCCAACAGCAACAGCGCCACCACCACAGCCGCGGCAACAACCGTCAGCCGGGCAACACCCGACCACATCTGTGCATCAGCCAGCGTCCAGGACCCGAGCACGGCGAGCGCCCCACCGGCGATGACCAACGTGGTGGCCAGCCCACGCCGCCCGGCCCGACCGCAGAGCGCCCCGCCGGCCACGGCCATGACAGCGACCACCAGCAACACACCAGCGACCGCTGACAGCCCGAACTCACCGCGCGCAAGCACCCCGGCGCCCAGCGCCCACAGCACCACCGCGGCCCCGGCAGTCACCCGCCGTGCTGCGGGCCGCCAACGCCAGGTCCGCAGCCCCAAGTCCTCAGCCACCTCATCAGTGACGTCATGCACCACAGGAGCCGACGGCGCATCCTCCGCCCGCACCAGCCGCAACACCGCACCATCGGCCACCCCTGCCGAAGCAAGCGTGCTGCCATACGCGAGCGCGGAACCATCCACCGTCACCAGGTGCCGACCCGACGGCCGCCCACCCACCCGGTCGTCCAACAACCGCAGAACTTCCGGCAAAAGCCGCCCGATCGGCTCGTCCGAGGGCAGCACCAGATCAATGCGCAGACGCTCACCGACAAGCGTGACCCGGCTCAACCCCGCCCGGCCCGCGACACTCACAACCCCCATAGCCACCACGCGTTCGAACTTATCACCGAGCCGAACGCGAAGAAGCGGACTGCTGCACACCTGGCCCATACGACGATTTCCCGATCAATCGTTCAGAAATGAACGACCAACCCACACACCCCGCACACAAAACGGCCGCGATCACAATCCCGGCAAAGACCTTGCCGACCCGCTCATCAAGAGACCGCCGCGCCCGCTCACCCCCGAACAGAAACGCGTCCCGCATCCGCCGACGCCGGACCGACACCGACTCCAGCAACTGACTGTCGTACTCCTGCGCGCCCACTGCTAGTCCTCATCCCGCTGCATTCGGTCGTAGGGTCAGCGACTCAACATTTCACGTGGGAAACTCACCAAGCCACGCCCGCTTGAGCAGCTCGCTCGGGATGTAGTCCGATTCGACATCAATAGGAAATCCCGCATCGTATGCGAGGCAAGAGATAGCGAGCAAGCCAAGGGAGAGGTAGCCGTCGACGGCTTCTTCTCGCTCCTCTGATTCCGTCCAGAACGACTTATGCAACTCCAGGGCCTCGACCAGAACCCGATTGAAACCATCATGATCCTTGCGCAGGAAACGATGGAACAGGCTGATCGGCTGATAGAGGATCTTGTCCAACATGTCCGGATCTGCGATACGGACACAGTCCGAGGCAGAGGCTTCGATCGTGGCGATCAACTTCTCACCGAGCCCTGGACGCTCCAGCCAGTAAGCTTGAAGTACATCGATCCAGAGGTACAGGTACTCGTCGTACTTCTTCTCAGAATCACGCAGCACTTCCAGTGGAAATTCGCAGAGCTGCGTCATCCGCCCCTGTTCTCGGCACACGATGGCCAGCCAAAAAGCGGTAAGCCAGTTACCGGCATGGGTATAGTACTGCGGACCCGTCGCCGGGATTGTTCGCATCTCGTCGTGAATGCGGCACAGAACCTCACCCTCGCTCCGACTCGCTGTCGCGAACAACGCAGAGCCCAGCTGCATCTCCGTAACCACAGCCTCCCAGGTGCGGAGGTCGGAAGCGTCTGGATTCACCGCCAAACGAGCACGAACATGCATATCCGCCTGATCGAGCGCGATGGGAAACATTCGCGGAGAATGCCCTAGTGCAGAGATCGTCTCGATGAGCCCTTCTTTCAGGCCGTCAGCGTAGGCTTCATCATCGGGCCCGGGGGCGCCATGCCGCATCACCCTCACCGTCATCGAGTACTCCCGTCACCCAATGTCAAACTGATACTTTTCAAAGCCGGCATACTGGCCCATATCGACCTTTCCCTTAATCAGGATATAGTCGACCTTTCCCTCCGCAATGGCACGAGCGAGTTCGTTCGCCAGTTTACCTTCACTGGGGAACTTACGGCTGCGGCGTTGCATATGCCGGAGGATGTCGTCAAAGTACGCCCTCGTCCCCTGCATCGCGCTGCCTCCGCCATACTCGTCCGGGATTTGCCGGGAGTTGAGCGGAGTACTCACGTTGGACTTGGCCTCGACTACGACGAACCCACCGTCAGGTCTGCGCCAGAGCTGGTCGAACTGATCGTTGCCGTTCGCCGGTCCGTGCAGAGTCTCCATCTTCGAGTTCGGATAGAGCTCAGGCACAACCTCCGCGGCGACAGCCTCACCATAACTCTCAGCCGCCTTCGTCTGCTCAGCCATCGCGGCCCGGCGTTCGTTGGCGACGTCCCGTACGAGGTCCGCGTCCGTTGCCCCAGCTACTGACTCCCTGTGCCGCCCGGCGCTCTGCGCATAGTCAATCGAGCTCCTTCGTCGAGCGGCTGCTTCATCGAGCCTCTGAATCGTCTCGCTATCCAGACCATACCGGCCCTGCTTCACCTCAGAGCCATCGACGTACTTCTCAGGGATGGGCGGTGGAGCATCTGAAGCTGCGATCTTAGTTCCCGTTACGGGATCTTCCATCAGCTGCGGTGGGGCATATCCGCTTTCGTCGGGGATGCTCGTCCTGAGACGACGCCCATCAATTGCGTAGTACTTTTCGAAGTACCCCGCCTCGTGGTTGGCCCGCCAAACCTGTATCTCACTAATCTGGGAACGCGTCAGCGAACCAGGGGAACCATAGGGGTTACCGTCATTGCGCATGAAGGAGGGTTGTGCAGTGGACTGCTGGTGATTCGTCGCACTGTTGCTGGACCCATCCCCAACGCCCCCAGGAACATCGCTGGCGGGCCGCCCCGCACCGCTAAACCGATCGCTGCCAGCGCCCCCCAAGTCACCCAGGGCGCCCCCGCCCAGTCCGGATCGAGGAGGTACTCCACCACCATGGCCCGTGCCGCGGCGACTTACCGAATCACCACCGGCGGGATTGTAGGATGACCCGGCTCCTAGACGATTCCCTGACCCAGCAGGTATGTCAGATCCTCGGGCAGCTCCCTGTCCAAGACCGTCGCCGGTGTGAGCAGTGACCCCTCCGGCTCGCGAACCCGCGCCCATCAGTGTCGGCTCTCTTGGAGGAACCGGCTCCTGCCCGGCGGCGGCTCGCTGGGTGTGCGATCCCTCGACTGCTGCGGGTGTGTTCTTGTAGAGGGTGCCGTCGGGGTTGAGCCAGTGTCCGCCGGCTTTGGGGGCGTAGATGGTGTTGCCGTCGAAGTCCACGAGTTTCTCGAACTTCTCGGGTGGGAAGGCAGCGGTCTCGGCCCGCGGGGTGGGGGTGTTGTCGAGTCGGTATGCGCCCTCGCCGACCCTCAGGTAGTCACCGTTGTGGAGCATGCGCAAGTTGGCTAGGGCGTCGCCGAGTTTGACCGTGCCGAAGCGCATGCCGGTTCCGGCGATCTGGATGGGGTCGATGAAGCGTGCGGCTTTGCCTGCCGTGGAGATGCCGCGGGCGATGGCGCCGCCTTTGAGGGTGGTGCCGGCTCCGCCGGTGAAGACGGTGGTGATGACGTTGCCGAAGGTGGCGCCGGCGGCGCGGGCGTTGTCCTTGCCCCACTGGTCCCAGGCGACCATGGCCTTCCCGGCCTCTTTCAGGGCGGTGCGGCTCTCGCGCAGGTACTGGGGCATGTACGCGTCCGGCGTGGCCAGATAGGGAAGGGCCATGGGGGTGGTGAGGTGGATCAGGCCGACGGCGATCTTGCCCAGGTTGTCCCAGGCTTGCAGGGCGGCGTCGGAGCCGTCGGCTCCGAAGAGGGTGCCGATTCCGCGGACGGTGCCCACGCCGAAGTCGATGATCAGGCCGTCCCAGACGAAGTGCTTGACCTGGCGGTGGAGCTCGTACCAGTGGATGGACTCATCCAGCCTGTCGCCCCAGGGCAGACCCTCGGCGTTGTTGAGCATGTCGAGGCTGTAGCCGTACTCGTTGTCCGCGCGCGTCTCGTCGCCGTTGTCGGGGACGTAGCGGAAGCAGCTCACCAGTGCGTGGATCTTGTTGGCGCAGGCGATTTCCGCCGCCTGGAAGGCGAAGTAGGCCGCGTTGATCTCGTCGCGGCGCGCATTGTTCTCATCGATCAGCGCGTCGTCGTAGGACCACTCGTCGTCCCCGGCGATGCGGGTCTCGAATTCGGCCGCCTCGCTCTTGAGGCGTTCCAGCTTCTGCACGAGGGGGCGTACTTCGCCGGCGTAGGCGCCAAGAGCGCGGGCTATTGATTCCAACTCGTCGCTGAACTCGTTGGCGCCTGTGGCCACGGGTGTGGTGACGGCGAACAACTGCTCGGCTTCCGGGGCCTGGTAGTACGAGGACAGCCCCCGAAAGGCCGTATCGATGTCGGTGCCGGCCGACCAGATGGACGAGGCGTCACCGCTGATCGCCGAGACGTCTCTCTCCAACTGCTCCAGGCTGCCGGTGAACTCAGGGACCTGGGCCGCAGAGACCGGCTGCTTGCTCACCGCACCCCCCGACGGTCCGCGCCTGGCATGTCGAGCGTCTCGGGTGCCCGCACCACCTCTTCCTGGGCGTTGTCCGCCATCGTGAGGTTGCCATGCTGGTAGTGGCTGGTGGCCTCGGCGGCACCCTTGACGGCATTGCCGGTGCGTGCGGCCATCGACGACATCTTCGCGATCCGGGCCTCAAGGTAGGCGTTCAACGCCGCCCCGACCGGGCCGATCGCCGGGGCGGACACCGCCACCTCGGGCCGGGTGGTGCCCGGCACCACGGGGCCGATCATGGGCTGCTTCGTCACGTTGGGCCGCACCGCTCCCGCAACGACCGGACCCGCCGCCGGGTTGTAGTCGCCACCCGCAAGGACGGTGCCCGCAGAGGCCGCGGCACTCGCGAGGTCCTTCATCATCGAGTCGAACGCGCTCTCCAGGCGGCCGGCCGCCTCTCCCGTCGTCGACAGGGTGGCCAGCACACCGACCGGATCAATATCCCACTTCGTCACAAAACGCCCCCGCAGCACCCGCGACGGCACCCGTCAAGCCCGACCGGCGCCGCCTGCTTCCCCGTTGTTTTCCAACCGCCCCGCCGGATCAGCCCTGTCAGCCGGATCCGCTGTGTCAGCCGATGCCGTCGACCGCGGCCTTCGCCCTCGCCAGCGTCGAGCGGGCGGTCTCGTCGTTCTGCTCCAGCGTGGAACGCACCAGCTTGATGATCTCGCGCACCTCGTTGGCCGCCTTGTTCCAGCGGACTTCCTTGCCGTGGTACTCCTCGGAGACCCCGTCGGCCTGGAACTCGGCCATCGCGGCCTTCACCGCGGCATCACGGTCGCCGAGCACCAGCTCCAGGCGGCCCACGATCGCCAGCAGGCTGCCCTGCACTTCGGTCGAAGCGGCGATGTCGTACGAGTTGCGATCCAGGTTAGGCATGTCTGTGGTCCCCCCGGGCCTAGCGCGCGCCGAACCGGGCGGCGTCGAAGTTGGCGGCGCTCATGTGCTGGTTGACGTTGTCGGTCTGCTCCTGCATACCGGTGGTGAAGGACTCGTCCATCCCCGCCTGACCACCCAGGATCGCCTGCAGCGACCCGTTCAACGCCGCCGTGATCTCATCCGAACGGTCCTTGAACGCATCGAACGCGGCCCGGCCGGCCCCGTTGAACTTCCCCTCCAGCGGCTGCGCCGCCACCACCAACTGCTGGATCAGGGCGCCCAGGTCGTCACTGGACCCGACCGTGCTCCTACCGAG
This DNA window, taken from Streptomyces sp. SCSIO 30461, encodes the following:
- a CDS encoding type VII secretion protein, whose product is MPTSTPESVPTVDPRLAAALSRPVHGESAVRRTGRSLRKLASSASQEVFEQTQLARDVQQPVTTGRVIAVTSIRGGVGKTTISALLARTYSRYRHDPVLALEADAALGTLPVRLGAETVRWSCTDLAGILEPSMLLTDVTGYLVPVTGGGWLLPAGQGRIGPPLEVATYLSVSLALRRYFGVTVVDCESLPGEVARTAIGTAHSRVLVVPATAEGVDGTRQVLDWLAHLPAPTLAHTAVALCESSPHIRLDVKAAMGYLRETGVSVVHVPYDRHLGAGGPIVNSMLSQATSQAAVQLAAEALRFAVRTP
- the eccD gene encoding type VII secretion integral membrane protein EccD, encoding MGVVSVAGRAGLSRVTLVGERLRIDLVLPSDEPIGRLLPEVLRLLDDRVGGRPSGRHLVTVDGSALAYGSTLASAGVADGAVLRLVRAEDAPSAPVVHDVTDEVAEDLGLRTWRWRPAARRVTAGAAVVLWALGAGVLARGEFGLSAVAGVLLVVAVMAVAGGALCGRAGRRGLATTLVIAGGALAVLGSWTLADAQMWSGVARLTVVAAAVVVALLLLGWVSPLGRGGLIGAGAVAAFAVCWGGVAALQGGASTAGEQARVGAVLAAVSVVALGVLPRVALMASGLSGLDDRRLGGVSVSRHEVGSALTATHRGLVLATIVTAGSSAAAVVFLLRTPTAWTVPLAVITAVVLILRARAFPLIAEVVVLLLAGSAAAFELVSVWLRHAEAAVGPLTVLTAFAVVPLVVLAVEPAEHVRVRLRRLGDLLETVGVIALFPLVIGVFGVYGRLLDSF
- a CDS encoding immunity 49 family protein, which produces MTVRVMRHGAPGPDDEAYADGLKEGLIETISALGHSPRMFPIALDQADMHVRARLAVNPDASDLRTWEAVVTEMQLGSALFATASRSEGEVLCRIHDEMRTIPATGPQYYTHAGNWLTAFWLAIVCREQGRMTQLCEFPLEVLRDSEKKYDEYLYLWIDVLQAYWLERPGLGEKLIATIEASASDCVRIADPDMLDKILYQPISLFHRFLRKDHDGFNRVLVEALELHKSFWTESEEREEAVDGYLSLGLLAISCLAYDAGFPIDVESDYIPSELLKRAWLGEFPT
- a CDS encoding DUF6507 family protein, coding for MTKWDIDPVGVLATLSTTGEAAGRLESAFDSMMKDLASAAASAGTVLAGGDYNPAAGPVVAGAVRPNVTKQPMIGPVVPGTTRPEVAVSAPAIGPVGAALNAYLEARIAKMSSMAARTGNAVKGAAEATSHYQHGNLTMADNAQEEVVRAPETLDMPGADRRGVR
- a CDS encoding pore-forming ESAT-6 family protein, with the translated sequence MPNLDRNSYDIAASTEVQGSLLAIVGRLELVLGDRDAAVKAAMAEFQADGVSEEYHGKEVRWNKAANEVREIIKLVRSTLEQNDETARSTLARAKAAVDGIG